In a genomic window of Quercus lobata isolate SW786 chromosome 4, ValleyOak3.0 Primary Assembly, whole genome shotgun sequence:
- the LOC115987075 gene encoding protein DETOXIFICATION 41-like isoform X1: MGSAEYQPLLLGLDSHSRIPDLSSIAIEEFLEHRPVAVRWWPRLVGWESRLLWLLSGASIVVSIFNYMLSFVTLMFTGHLGSLELAGASIASVGIQGLAYGIMLGMASAVQTVCGQAYGAKKLAAMGIICQKAIILHLGAAVLLTFIYWFSGPLLVAMGQSASIAEEGEVFARGLIPQLYAFAISCPMQRFLQAQNIVNPLAYMSVGVFILHCILSWLAVYVLDYGLLGAALTLSLSWWILVLVNGLYILLSPSCKETWTGFSTKAFKGLWPYFKLTVASAVMLWQGSNPGPVDEKRLYYLEIWYNQGLVLISGLLSNPTIALDSISICMNYLNWDMQFMLGLSAAASVRVSNELGAGHPRVAKFSVLVVNGSSIIISIIFSAIVLIFRVELSQLFTSDTEVIDAVSSLTPLLAISVFLNGIQPILSGVAIGSGWQGVVAYVNLATYYVIGLPIGCVLGFRTGLGVAGIWWGMIIGVLLQTATLIILTARTNWTAEVQKAADRLKKSAEEDTLDLVAAI; encoded by the exons ATGGGCTCTGCTGAGTATCAACCACTGCTACTTGGTCTGGACTCACATTCTCGGATTCCTGATCTGTCATCGATTGCAATTGAAGAATTCTTGGAACACAGACCAGTGGCAGTTCGATGGTGGCCTCGTTTAGTGGGTTGGGAGTCAAGGCTCCTTTGGCTTCTATCAGGAGCTTCTATTGTTGTTTCCATATTCAATTACATGCTAAGTTTTGTGACACTCATGTTCACTGGCCATTTGGGTTCTTTGGAGCTTGCTGGTGCCTCTATAGCTAGTGTTGGAATTCAAGGTCTTGCTTATGGGATAATG TTGGGCATGGCCAGTGCGGTCCAAACTGTGTGTGGACAAGCATACGGGGCGAAGAAGCTCGCGGCAATGGGTATCATATGTCAAAAGGCAATAATTTTGCACTTGGGTGCAGCTGTTCTGCTCACCTTCATCTATTGGTTCTCAGGACCACTCTTGGTAGCCATGGGGCAGTCAGCGAGCATAGCTGAGGAAGGTGAAGTTTTTGCACGAGGTTTGATACCACAACTTTATGCATTTGCAATAAGCTGCCCAATGCAGAGGTTCCTCCAAGCACAGAACATTGTAAATCCTCTGGCTTATATGTCTGTTGGGGTATTCATCTTGCACTGTATACTATCATGGTTAGCAGTTTATGTTTTGGACTACGGCCTTCTGGGAGCTGCTTTGACACTAAGCCTCTCTTGGTGGATTCTTGTCTTGGTAAATGGGCTTTACATTCTTTTAAGCCCTTCTTGCAAGGAAACTTGGACTGGCTTCTCTACAAAAGCCTTTAAAGGACTTTGGCCTTATTTCAAGCTCACTGTAGCTTCTGCAGTCATGTTGTG gcaGGGTTCGAACCCAGGTCCGGTCGATGAGAAGAGACTATATTA TTTGGAGATATGGTACAACCAAGGATTAGTGCTTATATCAGGGCTCCTCTCTAACCCTACAATCGCACTAGATTCCATATCTATTTG catgAATTATTTGAATTGGGACATGCAATTTATGTTGGGGCTAAGCGCAGCAGCCAG TGTTCGGGTGAGTAATGAGCTTGGGGCAGGACATCCAAGGGTAGCAAAATTTTCAGTACTAGTAGTGAATGGAAGCAGCATCATCATTAGTATAATTTTCAGTGCTATTGTTTTGATATTCCGGGTTGAGTTAAGCCAGCTTTTCACAAGTGACACTGAAGTTATTGACGCAGTGTCCAGCTTGACTCCATTGCTGGCAATTTCTGTTTTCTTAAATGGCATTCAACCTATACTCTCAG GAGTGGCAATTGGGAGTGGATGGCAAGGTGTGGTGGCTTATGTTAACCTGGCCACTTACTATGTAATTGGTCTTCCAATTGGATGTGTTCTTGGCTTCAGAACTGGTCTAGGAGTAGCA GGGATTTGGTGGGGGATGATTATTGGGGTTCTTTTGCAAACGGCAACTCTAATTATTCTTACAGCCAGAACAAATTGGACTGCTGAg GTTCAAAAAGCTGCTGACCGGTTGAAGAAATCTGCGGAAGAAGATACATTGGATTTGGTAGCTGCCATATAA
- the LOC115987075 gene encoding protein DETOXIFICATION 41-like isoform X2 yields the protein MGSAEYQPLLLGLDSHSRIPDLSSIAIEEFLEHRPVAVRWWPRLVGWESRLLWLLSGASIVVSIFNYMLSFVTLMFTGHLGSLELAGASIASVGIQGLAYGIMLGMASAVQTVCGQAYGAKKLAAMGIICQKAIILHLGAAVLLTFIYWFSGPLLVAMGQSASIAEEGEVFARGLIPQLYAFAISCPMQRFLQAQNIVNPLAYMSVGVFILHCILSWLAVYVLDYGLLGAALTLSLSWWILVLVNGLYILLSPSCKETWTGFSTKAFKGLWPYFKLTVASAVMLCLEIWYNQGLVLISGLLSNPTIALDSISICMNYLNWDMQFMLGLSAAASVRVSNELGAGHPRVAKFSVLVVNGSSIIISIIFSAIVLIFRVELSQLFTSDTEVIDAVSSLTPLLAISVFLNGIQPILSGVAIGSGWQGVVAYVNLATYYVIGLPIGCVLGFRTGLGVAGIWWGMIIGVLLQTATLIILTARTNWTAEVQKAADRLKKSAEEDTLDLVAAI from the exons ATGGGCTCTGCTGAGTATCAACCACTGCTACTTGGTCTGGACTCACATTCTCGGATTCCTGATCTGTCATCGATTGCAATTGAAGAATTCTTGGAACACAGACCAGTGGCAGTTCGATGGTGGCCTCGTTTAGTGGGTTGGGAGTCAAGGCTCCTTTGGCTTCTATCAGGAGCTTCTATTGTTGTTTCCATATTCAATTACATGCTAAGTTTTGTGACACTCATGTTCACTGGCCATTTGGGTTCTTTGGAGCTTGCTGGTGCCTCTATAGCTAGTGTTGGAATTCAAGGTCTTGCTTATGGGATAATG TTGGGCATGGCCAGTGCGGTCCAAACTGTGTGTGGACAAGCATACGGGGCGAAGAAGCTCGCGGCAATGGGTATCATATGTCAAAAGGCAATAATTTTGCACTTGGGTGCAGCTGTTCTGCTCACCTTCATCTATTGGTTCTCAGGACCACTCTTGGTAGCCATGGGGCAGTCAGCGAGCATAGCTGAGGAAGGTGAAGTTTTTGCACGAGGTTTGATACCACAACTTTATGCATTTGCAATAAGCTGCCCAATGCAGAGGTTCCTCCAAGCACAGAACATTGTAAATCCTCTGGCTTATATGTCTGTTGGGGTATTCATCTTGCACTGTATACTATCATGGTTAGCAGTTTATGTTTTGGACTACGGCCTTCTGGGAGCTGCTTTGACACTAAGCCTCTCTTGGTGGATTCTTGTCTTGGTAAATGGGCTTTACATTCTTTTAAGCCCTTCTTGCAAGGAAACTTGGACTGGCTTCTCTACAAAAGCCTTTAAAGGACTTTGGCCTTATTTCAAGCTCACTGTAGCTTCTGCAGTCATGTTGTG TTTGGAGATATGGTACAACCAAGGATTAGTGCTTATATCAGGGCTCCTCTCTAACCCTACAATCGCACTAGATTCCATATCTATTTG catgAATTATTTGAATTGGGACATGCAATTTATGTTGGGGCTAAGCGCAGCAGCCAG TGTTCGGGTGAGTAATGAGCTTGGGGCAGGACATCCAAGGGTAGCAAAATTTTCAGTACTAGTAGTGAATGGAAGCAGCATCATCATTAGTATAATTTTCAGTGCTATTGTTTTGATATTCCGGGTTGAGTTAAGCCAGCTTTTCACAAGTGACACTGAAGTTATTGACGCAGTGTCCAGCTTGACTCCATTGCTGGCAATTTCTGTTTTCTTAAATGGCATTCAACCTATACTCTCAG GAGTGGCAATTGGGAGTGGATGGCAAGGTGTGGTGGCTTATGTTAACCTGGCCACTTACTATGTAATTGGTCTTCCAATTGGATGTGTTCTTGGCTTCAGAACTGGTCTAGGAGTAGCA GGGATTTGGTGGGGGATGATTATTGGGGTTCTTTTGCAAACGGCAACTCTAATTATTCTTACAGCCAGAACAAATTGGACTGCTGAg GTTCAAAAAGCTGCTGACCGGTTGAAGAAATCTGCGGAAGAAGATACATTGGATTTGGTAGCTGCCATATAA